The following proteins are encoded in a genomic region of Corylus avellana chromosome ca4, CavTom2PMs-1.0:
- the LOC132177689 gene encoding phloretin 4'-O-glucosyltransferase-like: MARPHFLLVTFPAQGHINPGLQFAKRLIRLGAHVTFVTTVAARRRMAKIPDADCLSFSTFSDGYDDGFKDGDDADNYMSELKRRGSQALTDLVVSSANEGRPFTGLVYTILLPWAADVASELHLPSALLWIQPAMVLDIYYYFFNGYGDVIKNSSNDPSCPIQLPGLPLLTSRDLPSFLLASNTYTFMLPTLQEQLEALEKESKPRILVNTFDALEPESLRAIEKFNLIGVGPLTPSAFLDGKDPSDKSFGGDFFQSSKDYIEWLNSKPESSIIYVSFGSLLVLSKQQMEEIARGLLDSGRPFLWVIRDKKNGEEEKEEDKLSCMEELKEKGKIVPWCSQLEVLSHPSLGCFVTHCGWNSTLESLVSGVPVVAFPQWTDQGTNAKLIEDVWKTGVRVTANEDGIVESVEIKRCLELVIEGGELRRNAKKWRDLAREASKEGGSSYENLKSFVDEIGEARC, encoded by the coding sequence ATGGCCCGGCCCCACTTCCTCCTCGTAACATTTCCAGCACAGGGCCATATCAATCCCGGCCTCCAATTCGCCAAGCGCCTCATTCGCTTGGGGGCGCATGTCACCTTCGTCACCACCGTCGCCGCCCGCCGCCGCATGGCCAAAATCCCTGATGCCGACTGCTTGTCCTTCTCCACCTTCTCCGACGGCTACGACGACGGCTTTAAAGATGGTGACGACGCCGACAACTACATGTCCGAGCTCAAGCGCCGTGGCTCCCAAGCTCTCACTGATCTTGTCGTGTCCAGCGCAAACGAGGGTCGCCCATTTACAGGCTTGGTCTACACCATCCTCCTCCCTTGGGCTGCGGACGTGGCGAGTGAACTTCACCTCCCATCAGCGCTTCTTTGGATTCAACCCGCCATGGTTTTGGACATATACTACTACTTCTTCAATGGTTATGGTGATGTCATCAAGAACAGCAGCAATGACCCCTCATGTCCGATTCAATTACCGGGACTGCCATTGCTCACTAGCCGTGACCTGCCGTCCTTCTTGCTTGCTTCAAATACGTATACTTTTATGCTCCCAACACTTCAAGAGCAACTTGAAGCGcttgaaaaagaaagcaagccGAGAATTCTAGTGAACACCTTTGATGCGCTGGAGCCGGAGTCGTTAAGAGCGATCGAAAAGTTCAATTTGATTGGAGTTGGGCCGCTAACGCCGTCTGCTTTTTTGGATGGAAAAGATCCATCCGACAAATCTTTTGGAGGAGATTTTTTCCAAAGCTCCAAGGACTACATCGAATGGCTCAACTCCAAACCCGAATCATCCATTATTTACGTGTCGTTTGGGAGCTTATTGGTGTTATCCAAGCAACAAATGGAAGAAATTGCACGCGGATTGTTGGATTCTGGCCGCCCTTTCTTATGGGTTATAAGAGATAAGAAAaacggagaagaagagaaggaagaagataaATTGAGTTGTATGGAggaattgaaagaaaagggaaagatcGTGCCGTGGTGCTCTCAATTGGAGGTTTTGTCACACCCCTCGTTGGGATGCTTTGTGACACATTGCGGGTGGAATTCGACTTTGGAGAGTTTGGTTTCTGGGGTGCCTGTCGTGGCATTCCCCCAGTGGACCGATCAAGGGACAAACGCGAAGCTGATAGAGGATGTGTGGAAGACGGGAGTACGGGTCACTGCAAATGAGGATGGGATTGTTGAGAGTGTTGAGATCAAGAGGTGCTTGGAATTGGTTATTGAGGGTGGAGAGTTGAGAAGGAATGCTAAGAAGTGGAGGGATTTGGCTAGGGAGGCTTCCAAGGAAGGTGGCTCTTCGTATGAGAATCTTAAATCTTTTGTGGATGAGATTGGAGAAGCACGTTGTTAG
- the LOC132178795 gene encoding uncharacterized protein LOC132178795, with protein MEPKRISKKRKLPPAPSHSMIGISTRTRSQIHQSSSSHDDPELRCLIKDLRTRRVFSPKSIHADQNVGSVYMGSHGTVAAENMKDISTVLSSIVEESRFDKNPYNDESEGVDVNGKKGSSEKSDGDGEYVGLVKAVSEVNEKSVQTTPPDGKVFDDGAVNENGGRIFSPKSIHANQNVDRFYMGSHGTVAEEDMKDISTVLSSIVEESRLDKNAYNDENEKVDVNGQKGSSEKSGGDGEYVGLVKAVGDLNEENVRTVPPDAKVFDDGEVNENEGKPSNGSFQRVDKCVGEAFCANNDKKNHSISDAKSVLRPCFSRKLFKTPGSVSYKRLLPYLMDIAKDNSCTPKSSQCPKLDKGSGQLLPQPKFASKDQEVSMDKSNTGDSGNSPTSVLNSANESSNGNVADLSTCEHFPESSMTFDFKKSVDEHHDKKFDLGFSSEDHKNDSNPDLSLVLEDDAKGQSDNGEIEKTDCGFSSEAQDVDEVKPQLSLIVDECHSGRDYGAGQQHSDYSKKSETGGMKKLNDGYPCQAQNLNPDLSEAENSKSFSLEKRGGDDGKVQNQIYGSNEEFVQTTPPDAVIFAKPYIEENGGGRVEFVEKSTDHVLAKPLNGSDTRSVGCASDKRIYSNSKNKLVINPCSGVGVKLYKTPGSFSYRRLLPFLMDITKDKSCASENGHCLKLEKDREQILLPPRVTSDCQEKLFDNSDGYRLHAECHTSNSGTLPTDELPVAHDLSNDDEPKLKCPRGISESTIPLDSQKELRLPVQYCQLETSPKKVSSVHEIDLPVTSLCPPVTCEVLSREEGTISISRVSVNTEMDFPSSSIKYSDCTKPVEAECLSQNTSQLEISVPSGVHVAGLKKGILKRNPRGCRGLCTCLNCASFRLHAERAFEFSKNQMQDAEEVALDLIKELSYLRTMLEKSTDGVNDHSIVHVNQVKEACRKASEAEELAKHRLDQMNDELNIHCRITCLQPPKVRFANYVEEKVLPNK; from the exons ATGGAGCCAAAACGAATATCCAAGAAACGCAAGCTTCCCCCGGCCCCATCCCATTCCATGATCGGCATCAGCACCCGCACCAGATCCCAGATCCACCAATCCTCTTCTTCCCACGACGACCCCGAACTCCGATGCCTCATCAAGGATCTCCGCACCAGACGGGTCTTTTCCCCCAAATCAATCCACGCCGATCAGAATGTAGGCAGTGTTTATATGGGTTCTCATGGTACAGTGGCGGCGGAGAATATGAAGGATATAAGCACGGTTTTGTCTTCGATTGTGGAGGAGTCCCGGTTTGATAAAAATCCATATAATGATGAGAGTGAAGGGGTTGATGTGAACGGGAAAAAGGGTAGTTCGGAGAAgagtgatggtgatggtgagtATGTCGGGCTTGTGAAGGCGGTCAGTGAAGTGAATGAGAAAAGTGTCCAAACAACGCCCCCCGATGGCAAGGTGTTTGATGATGGAGCGGTTAATGAAAATGGAGGACGGATCTTTTCCCCCAAATCAATCCACGCCAATCAGAATGTAGATAGGTTTTATATGGGTTCTCATGGTACAGTGGCGGAGGAGGATATGAAGGATATAAGCACGGTTTTGTCTTCAATTGTGGAGGAGTCCCGGTTGgataaaaatgcatataatgATGAGAATGAAAAGGTTGATGTGAACGGGCAAAAGGGTAGTTCGGAGAAGAGTGGAGGTGATGGTGAATATGTCGGGCTTGTGAAGGCGGTTGGAGATTTGAATGAGGAAAATGTCCGGACAGTGCCGCCCGATGCCAAGGTGTTTGATGATGGAGAGGTTAATGAAAATGAAGGGAAGCCTTCTAATGGAAGTTTTCAGAGAGTTGACAAATGTGTTGGAGAGGCTTTCTGTGCCAACAATGACAAGAAGAATCACTCAATTTCCGACGCCAAATCG GTGCTCAGACCATGTTTTAGTAGGAAACTATTCAAAACTCCGGGTTCAGTTAGCTATAAAAGATTGCTTCCTTATCTGATGGATATCGCAAAAGATAATTCTT GTACTCCTAAAAGTAGTCAGTGCCCGAAACTGGACAAGGGTTCGGGACAATTGCTTCCCCAACCGAAATTCGCTTCTAAAGATCAAGAAGTTTCCATGGATAAATCAAACACTGGTGACTCTGGTAACTCACCCACATCAGTACTAAATTCTGCCAATGAGTCGTCAAATGGTAACGTGGCGGATTTATCAACGTGTGAACACTTTCCTGAATCATCAATGACATTTGATTTCAAAAAATCGGTTGATGAACACCATGATAAAAAATTTGACTTGGGGTTTTCTAGTGAAGATCATAAGAATGACTCAAACCCTGATCTGTCTTTGGTTTTGGAGGATGATGCAAAGGGTCAGAGTGACAATGGAGAAATTGAGAAAACTGATTGTGGGTTCTCTAGCGAGGCTCAAGATGTTGATGAAGTAAAACCTCAGCTGTCTTTGATTGTAGATGAGTGTCATTCAGGCAGAGATTATGGAGCTGGTCAGCAGCACTCTGATTATTCAAAGAAGTCTGAGACTGGAGGAATGAAGAAACTTAATGATGGGTATCCTTGTCAAGCTCAGAATCTGAATCCTGATTTGTCTGAAGCAGAGAACAGCAAATCATTCAGTTTGGAGAAGAGAGGTGGTGATGATGGTAAGgttcaaaatcaaatttatgGTTCAAATGAAGAATTTGTCCAGACAACACCACCAGATGCTGTGATCTTTGCTAAACCGTACATAGAAGAAAATGGAGGTGGTAGAGTGGAATTTGTTGAAAAGAGTACAGATCACGTCCTTGCGAAGCCCCTAAATGGAAGTGATACAAGAAGTGTTGGCTGTGCTAGTGATAAGAGAATCTACTCCAATTCTAAAAATAAACTG GTTATAAATCCATGTTCAGGAGTGGGAGTGAAGTTATACAAAACTCCTGGCTCATTCAGCTATAGGAGATTGCTTCCATTTCTTATGGATATCACAAAAGATAAATCTT GTGCTTCAGAGAATGGACATTGCTTAAAACTTGAGAAGGATCGGGAACAAATACTGCTTCCACCACGGGTCACTTCTGACTGTCAAGAAAAGCTATTTGATAATTCAGATGGCTACCGACTTCATGCAGAGTGTCATACTAGCAATTCTGGTACTCTGCCAACGGATGAATTGCCTGTGGCCCATGATTTATCTAATGATGATGAACCAAAGCTAAAATGTCCTCGGGGCATTTCTGAATCCACAATACCGCTTGATTCACAAAAGGAACTTCGGTTGCCAGTTCAGTATTGTCAATTGGAAACTTCCCCTAAGAAAGTGAGTTCTGTACATGAAATTGATCTACCAGTTACTTCACTGTGTCCTCCTGTCACCTGTGAAGTTTTGTCCAGGGAAGAAGGTACAATATCGATCTCGCGAGTCTCTGTCAACACTGAAATGGACTTCCCTAGTTCATCTATAAAATATTCTGACTGTACAAAGCCAGTTGAAGCAGAGTGCTTGTCTCAGAATACATCTCAACTTGAAATCTCAGTTCCTTCCGGAGTTCATGTTGCTGGACTCAAAAAGGGGATTCTTAAAAGAAATCCACGAGGATGCAGAGGGCTCTGTACTTGTTTGAACTGTGCTTCTTTTCGTCTCCATGCGGAGAGAGCATTTGAGTTCTCCAAAAATCAGATGCAAGATGCCGAAGAGGTGGCCTTAGATTTAATTAAGGAACTGTCATACCTGCGGACTATGTTGGAAAAATCTACTGATGGTGTCAATGATCATTCCATTGTTCATGTCAATCAG GTGAAAGAAGCATGCAGGAAAGCATCTGAAGCAGAAGAACTAGCAAAACACCGCCTAGACCAGATGAACGATGAGCTCAACATCCACTGCAGAATCACA TGCTTGCAGCCGCCAAAAGTTAGATTTGCCAATTATGTCGAAGAAAAGGTCTTGCCAAACAAATAG